One window of the Shewanella maritima genome contains the following:
- a CDS encoding glucosaminidase domain-containing protein: MKTGRVGKFTLALATIVVLIIVFRAGVIPFIDKQLPSISRVIKSEVEKDETPLPDFKAVDDVTQKKLTFFNYFRPLVIEENTMIINERKQIQSILAHLQEGEQLTAAEKLQLDRIAKRYRLAGKDIGIKQLRQLLLKVDTIPVELVLVQAANESGWGSSRFSQKGNNYFGQWCFSKGCGLVPLSRTPGLNHEVAVFDSPKDSVIAYMNNLNNNQAYKMFRSIRADLRAQHIEPTAEELVYGLMHYSERKQAYIDELLDMLRHNKKLLQGTAVNA, from the coding sequence TTGAAAACAGGTCGCGTTGGAAAATTTACCCTAGCTTTGGCAACCATAGTAGTACTGATTATTGTGTTTAGAGCAGGAGTGATCCCATTTATTGATAAACAGTTACCTAGTATTTCAAGAGTCATTAAATCTGAAGTTGAAAAAGACGAGACACCACTGCCAGACTTTAAAGCGGTGGACGATGTCACTCAGAAAAAATTGACCTTTTTTAACTACTTTCGCCCATTAGTGATTGAAGAAAACACCATGATCATTAATGAGCGCAAACAAATCCAATCTATTCTTGCCCACCTGCAAGAAGGCGAGCAGCTCACTGCAGCAGAAAAGCTTCAACTTGATAGAATCGCTAAACGTTACCGACTGGCGGGTAAAGACATTGGCATTAAACAGCTCAGGCAGTTGTTGCTTAAAGTCGACACTATCCCTGTTGAACTTGTGCTGGTACAAGCCGCCAATGAAAGCGGTTGGGGTAGCTCGCGCTTTTCACAAAAAGGTAATAACTATTTTGGTCAGTGGTGCTTCTCAAAAGGTTGCGGTCTCGTGCCATTGTCGCGTACACCGGGGTTGAACCATGAGGTAGCGGTGTTTGACTCACCGAAAGACTCAGTAATCGCCTATATGAATAACCTAAACAACAATCAGGCATACAAGATGTTTCGCTCAATTCGAGCTGATCTTCGTGCCCAGCACATAGAGCCTACTGCCGAAGAGTTAGTTTATGGGCTTATGCATTATTCTGAGCGTAAACAAGCTTATATCGACGAGCTACTCGATATGCTGCGTCACAATAAAAAACTATTACAAGGAACCGCCGTCAATGCGTAA
- a CDS encoding DUF2987 domain-containing protein has translation MRKAVIVALSVTGLFTTSLFSSVAYSETISLEYNGFYDKLKRAHKSNHPLVDLVFSVPEKPGCKIVSGDIRTEKQQFPLTYNAEQRLFIPYDPQLKSDRALINLTVDGDGKQCGIAVQVRAKSVKQSYSASELTDLMADMDKLLDSLLGFPMKYFSDPVAGIKLQFESELNSVLIDGKSVELEQSMQGEHYSATLTRELIENAKQVEFSQMPTVISPHLN, from the coding sequence ATGCGTAAAGCAGTTATTGTCGCATTATCTGTTACTGGTCTTTTCACAACTAGCCTGTTTTCCAGTGTTGCTTACAGTGAAACTATCTCACTCGAATACAACGGCTTTTATGACAAGCTTAAGCGTGCTCATAAGAGTAATCATCCATTAGTTGATTTAGTCTTTTCTGTGCCTGAAAAACCGGGCTGCAAGATAGTGAGTGGCGATATACGTACAGAGAAGCAACAGTTCCCACTGACCTATAACGCTGAGCAGCGACTATTTATTCCTTACGACCCGCAGCTTAAATCTGATCGCGCCTTGATCAACCTAACCGTTGATGGCGATGGTAAACAGTGTGGGATAGCGGTGCAAGTGCGCGCGAAATCAGTTAAGCAGAGTTACTCAGCAAGCGAGCTAACAGACCTGATGGCAGACATGGATAAACTGCTTGATAGCTTACTGGGTTTTCCGATGAAGTATTTTTCTGATCCTGTTGCGGGCATTAAGCTGCAATTTGAATCAGAGCTTAACAGTGTGTTGATCGATGGCAAATCAGTGGAATTAGAGCAATCTATGCAAGGTGAACACTACAGTGCAACCTTAACTCGTGAGTTAATCGAAAACGCGAAGCAGGTCGAGTTTAGTCAAATGCCAACGGTGATCAGCCCCCATTTGAATTAG